GCGGCTCAGCCGAACGTCAGGTTCATCAACTTCACGACGGGCTCGTCCCCGTGGAAGTCGAGGATGTTCACCGCCGAGTACCCCTGCTCCAGCCGGAACAGGTGCGCGTCCGGCAGGCCCAGCGCCTCGGCGAGCAACGTCCGGTTCACGCCGCCGTGCGAGACCAGCACGAACGTCTCTCCCGCGTGCCGCGAGCGCAACGCCCGGGCCGCCGACGACACCCGCTCGCGCAGCTCCGGGTAGCTCTCGCCCTCCGGGAAGCGCACCCGCGTGGGATGCGCCATCCACTCCGCGAACACCGCGGGGTAGCGCTTCTCCACCTCCTCGTACGTGAGGCCCTCGAGGAGACCGAAGTCGAGCTCCTGGAACGCCGCCTCCGTGTCCACCGCCATCCCCTTGAGCTGCGCCAGTGGGGCCGCGCTCTCCACCGCGCGCCGGAGCGGGCTCGCGTAGACGCGTGACAGGGGCGCCTCGGCCAGGAACCGCGCGGCGTGCTCGGCCTGCGACCGGCCCGCGGAGGACAGCCCCACGTCCAGCCGCCCGTAGCACCGGCCCCGCGCCTCCTCCACCGGCTGCCCGTGCCGCACCAGCACCATGCGCGTCACGCCCTTCGCGAGTCGCCAGTCCATTGCCTTACCCCTCCACCCGGGTCACACCACGTTCGCACCCACTCGCGATGCCGTCATCCTCGACATGCAGCGGGGCCCGGAAACACGAACGCCCGGAAGCCCCAAGGGGGCCACCGGGCGGCTTCGTCTCCAACGGGAGAGTCCAGCCTTACGCCTTGGGCGTCTCCTGCTGCTTCGGCTCCGCCGGCTTCGCGGGCGACACGAGCGAATCCAGTCGGCTCGTCAGCCGATCCAGCTCGCGGTTGATCGCGCTCACCTGGGACTGGCTCGCCACCCCGCCCACCACCTGGATCATCTGGCTGCGCAGCCCCGTCAGGCGCTGACGCACCTCACCGCCCACCCACGTCGCCTGCTTCTCCAGCTTCTGCACGGTGGGGTTGGCGCGCAGATCGTTCACGTTCAGCATCCCCAGCACCTCGCGGCGCGACTCCCGGCCGATCGTCGCCAGCGTCTGCAGCGCCTTCTGCGCATCCGCCTCGATCTGCCCCAGCTGCTTCTGGGCCTGCTCCAGGCGCCCCTTCACGAAGGACGCCACCTGGCCCGCCGCCTCGGCCACCGCCGTCTCCGCCTTGGCCGCCTCCGCCTTGGCCGCCTCGGCCGCCTTGCCCGCGGCCGCCTCCGCCTTGCCCGCCGCCTCGGCCACCGTCTCGGCCGCCTTCTGCGCCACGGCCTCCACCTTCTCCGCCGCCTTCTGCGCCACGGCCTCCACCTTCTCCGCCGCCTTCTGCGTCACGGCCTCCGCCTTCTCGATGGCCTTGTGCGCCGCGGTCTCCACCCGGCCCGCGGCCGTCTGCGCCGCGCTCTCCGCCACCGTGGCCGCCGTCTGCGCCGCGGCCTCCGCCGCCCCCACCGTCTCACTCACCGTCTGGGCCACCTCACTCGCCGTCTCGGCCACCGTCTGGGCCGCGGCCTCCACCTTCTCCTCCACGGCATTCACCACCGGTGCGGGCTCGCCGGCCTGGGGAGCGTGCGACTGCTGGGATTTCGAGTGCTTGTGGTGCTTGGCCATGTGTTTGAAACCTCCGCTAGGGTAAGTACCCCAGTGCTAACGCGTCGCGTTAGGGCAGTCAACCCCCCATGACGCGATGAGACGAGAATCAGGTGGCTTCCGACTCCAGCGGGCCGGCGTGTTAGCTCTGGTGCCTCCTCTCCCACCCCTCCGGAGACCCCATCCATGCGTCAGTTCTTCCTCACCGGCGCGGGCATCCTGGTGCTCGCCTCCGCCGCCTGCACGACGACATCCCACGAGGGGCGTGGGGCCGACCCCACCGTTCCCGCAACCCCCCCAGCGCCCACCATGTCTCCTTCCTCGGAAACGACGTCGTCCAAGACGAACCCGCTGTTGGATCACTGGTCCGGCCCCTATGGCGGCGTGCCGGCCTTCGATCAAATCCGCATCGAGCACTTCCGGCCCGCGCTCGAGACCTCGATGAACGAGTACCGCCGTGAGATCGCCGACCTGGCGAACGAGCCGGCGGCGCCCACCTTCGAGAACACGATCGCCGCGTTCGAGCGGCTCGGGCAGCGCTTCGAGGAGGTGAGCACGATCTATGGCATCTGGGGCTCGTCGCTCAACGGGCCGGAGTTCCAGACCATCGAGCGGGAGATGGCGCCCCGGCTCGCGGCGATCTCCGACGAGGTCATCCAGAACGAGCGGCTGTTCCAGCGCATCGCGGCCGTCTACGAGTCGCCCGACAAGGCGAAGCTGACGCCCGAGCAGCAGCGCCTGGTGTGGCACCACTACACGCGCTTCGTGCGCTCGGGGGCCCGGCTCGACGCGGAGAAGAAGAAGCAGCTGTCGGCGCTCAACCAGCGCCTCGCGTCGCTCTACACGAGCTTCGGCCAGAACGTGCTGGCCGACGAGGAGGGCTACGTCGTGGTGCTCGACTCGGACAAGGATCTCGACGGCCTGCCCGACTCGGTGCGCGCGGGCGCGGCGGCGGCCGCCGCGTCGCGGGGGCTGGCGGGCAAGTGGGCCATCACCAACACGCGCTCGTCCATGGAGCCCTTCCTGACGTACTCGCGCCGCAGGGATCTGCGCGAGAAGGTCTGGCGCCACTACATCAACCGGGGTGACAACGGGGACACCCACGACAACAACGCCATCATCACGGAGATCCTCCAACTGCGCGCCGAGCGGGCCCAGCTCCTGGGCTACGCCACCCATGCCCACTGGCGGCTGGAGAACACCATGGCCCGCACGCCCGAGCGCGCCATGACGCTGATGGAGGCCGTCTGGAAGCCCGCCGTCGCGCGCGTGCGCCAGGAGGTCGCCGACATGCAGGCGCTCGCCACGAAGGAGGGCGACAAGATCACCATCGAGCCCTGGGACTACCGCTACTACGCCGAGAAGGTGCGCAAGGCGAAGTACGACTTGGATCAGAACGAGGTGAAGCCCTACCTGCAGTTGGAGAAGCTGCGCGAGGCGATGTTCTGGGTGGCCGGGGAGCTGTTCGGCTTCACCTTCACCCCGGTGAACGACGTGCCCGTGTATCACCCGGACGTGCGCGTCTGGGAGGTGAAGGACAAGGCCCGGGGCAAGCACGTGGGCCTGTGGTACTTCGATCCCTATGCCCGCCCGGGTAAGCGCTCCGGGGCGTGGATGAACGCCTATCGCTCGCAGGAGCGCTTCCGGGGGGAGATCACCACCATCGTCTCCAACAACGCCAACTTCGTGAAGGGCCAGCCCGGCGAGCCAGTCCTCATCAGCTGGAGCGACGCGGAGACGCTCTTCCACGAGTTCGGCCATGCGCTGCACGGCCTGAGCTCCGACGTGAACTACCCCGCGCTGTCGGGCACCAACGTGGTGCGTGACTACGTGGAGTTCCCCTCGCAGCTGCTCGAGCACTGGCTGGACACGCCCGAGGTGCTCAACACCTACGCCCTGCACTACCAGACGGGCAAGCCCATCCCCTCCGAGCTCGTCGCGAAGATCGCCAAGGCGGCCACCTTCAACCAGGGCTTCGCCACGGTGGAGTACCTGTCCAGCGCGCTCGTGGACATGAAGCTGCACCTGGCGGGCACGAAGAAGATCGAGCCGGACGCGTTCGAGCGCGACACGCTCCAGGGGCTCGGGATGCCCAGGGAGATCGTCATGCGCCACCGCACGCCCCAGTTCGGCCACGTCTTCGCGGGGGATGGCTACTCGGCGGGCTACTACAGCTACCTCTGGTCGGACACGCTCACCGCCGATGCCTTCGAGTCCTTCACCGAGGCCAAGGGCCCCTACGATCGGGACGTGGCCAGCCGGCTGAAGAAGCACGTCTTCTCGGTGGGAAACACGGTGGACCCGGCCGAGGGCTACCGCTCCTTCCGTGGCAAGGAAGCGGGCATCGACGCGCTGATGCGCAAGCGCGGCTTCCCCGTGCCCGCGGCGAAGAAGAAGAACTGAGGACCGTCCCGCCTCCGCATGCTGCGCCGGCTCCTCCCCACCCTCGCCGCTCTCGTCTGTGGTCTGCTGGCCCTCTTCTGGGGGCTGGTGAGCCTGCAGCGGATCTTCTCCCAGGAGCGGGAGGATGCCCGGGCCCAGCTGCGCACCAGCCGCGAGGCCCTCGAGGAGTCCGCCACCCAGTCCCTGCGCCACCGGCTCGCCCACCGGTTGGAGCACGAGCTGCCCGCCCTGCATGCCGCCATGGGCAATCCCCTCGCCCCCGGCGAGGGCTACTATCTGCGCTTCCGCGGGCAGCAGTTCCTGCCCCGTGCCACCCACTCGGCCCCCGGCACGGACACGCCCGCCCGGCGCAATTACCGCGCGCTCGTCCACGCGCTCACCTCGTCGGGCCCCCTCCCCGAGCCCTGGCGCGAGCGGCTGACTCGGCTGCGGGACGTGGAGGCGGCACTCGAGCGCAAGCAGACCGCGCGCGCCAACGCGCTCGTCGAGGAGGTGCTGCGCCATCACGCGGAGCACCCGCTGCCCGCCGAGCAGGAGCTGCCCTTCGTGCTGCTGCTGATCGAGCGGCTCCAGCGGGGAGCGGCCACCCCTCCCCTGGTCCGCGCGCTCCTGCGTGAGGGGCTCCCCGAGGACTTCGGTGGCATCCAACGCTCCGCGGGTCTCCAGAGGGATCTGCTGCGCGAGCGCGAGCGCTTCACCTCGCCCGACTTCACCTTCCTGCTCGTGCGCACGGTGAAGGTGAGCACCGCCCTGGGCGAGCCCACCGACGACTTCCTGGCCCGCGCGCGCGAGGCCGACGCGGGCCTCATCATCCTCCCCGAGGGACTCACCGGCCCCACGCTCCTGGGCGAGCGCTGGTACGTGGAGCCCACCCTCCTGCCCCAGCAACAGGACGTGGTCGTGCGTGGCATCGCCGTGGAGCTCGAGCCGCTGCTCGACGAGCTGGCCACGGAGCTGCGTGCGCGGGGCCACTTCGGCCCGGATGGACGGGTCAGGCTCCAGTCCTCGGACTGGGTGCTACCCCTGGACACCCTGCGGCTGGAGGTGTCCGTGCCCCGGTGGCGCGCGGCCGAGGAGGCCATCGAGCAACGCCATGGACTCAAGACGCTGCTGGTGGCCACCTGCGGCTCGCTCGCGGTGGCCATCGGGGTGCTCGCCGTGGTGGCCCAGCGCGGGCGCTACCGCTACGTGGAGCTCAAGAATGACTTCGTGGCCACCGTCTCCCATGAGCTGCGCACCCCGCTGGCCTCCATCCGCCTGATGGCCGAGACGCTCGAGCGCAAGCTCGCCCAGGCCCCGCCCGACACGCGCGCCTACCCCGAGCGCATCCTCCAGGCCGCCGATGGCCTGAGCTTCCTCGTGGAGAACATCCTGTCGTTCAACCGCATCGACAAGGGGCGCTGGCGGCCGCGCATCACCCTCGTGACGATGGAGGAGCTCGTCGGCATGCTCCGCGCGGACTTGAGGGACTCCGTGTCCGTCCCCGTCCGGCTCACCGCGAACGTGGGCGAGGCCCAGATCGAAGCGGACCCCTCGCTCATCCGCCTGCTGCTGGCCAACCTCGCGCGCAACGCCTGCGCCTACAACCGCCGCAGCCCGGTGGAGCTGTCCCTGCGCGCCTACCCTTCCGGGCACAACGGCTGCGTGGTGATGTTCTCCGACAATGGCATCGGCATTCCCCCGAGCGAGTGGGAGAACGTCTTCCGCGACTTCCACCGGTTGGATTCCAACGGTCCCGAGGTGCATGGCAGTGGCCTCGGGCTCGCGCTGTGCCGCAAGATCATGACCCTGCACTCAGGCCGCATCTCCGTGGAGAACTCCAGCCCCGAGGGCACGACGTTCTGTCTGCTCTTCCCCGAAACGCGAGAATGAACTCCCCTTCCGTGCTCATCGTCGAGGACGACGCGAACCTGCGGCTTGGCCTGTGTGACAACCTCCGGGACGAGGGCTACGAGGTGGTGGTGGCCACGAGCGCCCGCGAGGCCGAGCCCCTGCTGGGCGCGCGCTCCTTCGAACTCATCCTGCTCGACGTCATGCTCCCGGGCGAGGACGGCTACGCCTTCTGCCGGCGCCTGCGCGCGAACGGGGTGCGCACCCCGGTGATGATGCTGACGGCGCGCTCGCTGGAGGACGACATCGTGCGGGGCTTCGAGGTGGGCGCCCAGGACTACCTCACCAAGCCCTACCGCCTGCGCGAGCTGCTCGCGCGCGTGGGCGCCCTGGTGCGGCGCACCGGCGGCGAGCCTCCCCAGGTCGTCTCCTTCGCCGGATTCCACCTGGACCTGGGCAAGCGCTCGCTGCGCCGCGCGGAGGGCGGGGAGATTGAACTGACGCGCACCGAGTTCGATCTGCTCGCCTTCCTGCTCAAGCACCGCGATCGGGCCCTCACCCGGACGGAGATCCTCGATGCCGTGTGGGGCGACGTCGTGGTGGACCCGCGCACGGTGGACAACTTCGTCTCCAGCCTGAAGAAGAAGCTCGGCTGGACGAGCACCTCCGCCTTCACCATCCACACCCTCCGGGGGGTGGGCTACCGGCTGGAGCTGGAAACCATGACGAAACCATGACGAAGGCATGGACGGCCCAAGGCCACGCCGTCCGCGCGACTCCGTAGGTTGTGGGGTGTCAGCCACGGAGGGCGTCACATGTTTCAGTCGGTCATCCAGCAGTCGGCAGCGGGCAGGAGTCGGTTCGGCACGGGCGTCTGGGTTTCCCTGTTGGTGCACGCGGGCGTGCTCGGCGGCGCGCTGCTCGTGTCGGGAGTGACCCAGAAGGTCGCTCCCCCAAAGGAGCCGGACGTCTTGATCTTTCAACACCTCCCCTCGGGCCCGCCCCAGACGACGCCCCCCCGGCTCGAGCAGAAGCCCACCCCCCCCAAGGTGGCCGCCAAGAAGCCCCCGGCGCCCCGGAAGACGCTGCGCCAGCCCTCGATCATCCCGCCCCCACCCGCGGTCGAGCCCCAGCCGGTGGAGCCCACGCCCTCGGACGCGGAGGCGAGCAGCGAGGCCACGGGTTCGCCCTCAGGAGGAGGCGAGGTGATCGCGGGGCCCATGTGCCCGAATTGCGCCGTGGGGCCCGCGCGCCAGGGCACGGGCGAGGAGACGGTTCCCTTCGGCGCCGGCATGACGCCGCCGCAACTGCTCTCCGAGGGCGTGCCCGTGCGCTACACGTCCGATGCGATCCACGCGGGGGTGCGTGGGCTGCTCATCGCCCGGTGCACCATCACCCGTGACGGACAGGTGGACGACTGCCGCGTCATCAAGGGCCTGCCCTTCATGGATCAGGCGGTGCTCGAGTCGCTCGAGAGCCGCCGCTACCGCCCGGTGACCTTCCAGGGCAAGCCGGTCAACGCGCTCTACACCTTCAACGTGAAACTCCAGATGCAGTAGTGCCCGAGCCCCCCCAGCCCTGGGAGGAGCCCTTGTCGGCCAGCGGCCCGCGCTTCGCGTCCGCCATGCTGGGCCCCGCGGTCTGCGCCGGGCTCACCGTCACCGAGACGGACACGACGCGCAGGTTGCCCGCGAAGTCCGCGGCGCGCAGGTACAGGGAATGGCCGCCTC
This Cystobacter fuscus DSM 2262 DNA region includes the following protein-coding sequences:
- a CDS encoding histidine phosphatase family protein, yielding MDWRLAKGVTRMVLVRHGQPVEEARGRCYGRLDVGLSSAGRSQAEHAARFLAEAPLSRVYASPLRRAVESAAPLAQLKGMAVDTEAAFQELDFGLLEGLTYEEVEKRYPAVFAEWMAHPTRVRFPEGESYPELRERVSSAARALRSRHAGETFVLVSHGGVNRTLLAEALGLPDAHLFRLEQGYSAVNILDFHGDEPVVKLMNLTFG
- a CDS encoding M3 family metallopeptidase — its product is MRQFFLTGAGILVLASAACTTTSHEGRGADPTVPATPPAPTMSPSSETTSSKTNPLLDHWSGPYGGVPAFDQIRIEHFRPALETSMNEYRREIADLANEPAAPTFENTIAAFERLGQRFEEVSTIYGIWGSSLNGPEFQTIEREMAPRLAAISDEVIQNERLFQRIAAVYESPDKAKLTPEQQRLVWHHYTRFVRSGARLDAEKKKQLSALNQRLASLYTSFGQNVLADEEGYVVVLDSDKDLDGLPDSVRAGAAAAAASRGLAGKWAITNTRSSMEPFLTYSRRRDLREKVWRHYINRGDNGDTHDNNAIITEILQLRAERAQLLGYATHAHWRLENTMARTPERAMTLMEAVWKPAVARVRQEVADMQALATKEGDKITIEPWDYRYYAEKVRKAKYDLDQNEVKPYLQLEKLREAMFWVAGELFGFTFTPVNDVPVYHPDVRVWEVKDKARGKHVGLWYFDPYARPGKRSGAWMNAYRSQERFRGEITTIVSNNANFVKGQPGEPVLISWSDAETLFHEFGHALHGLSSDVNYPALSGTNVVRDYVEFPSQLLEHWLDTPEVLNTYALHYQTGKPIPSELVAKIAKAATFNQGFATVEYLSSALVDMKLHLAGTKKIEPDAFERDTLQGLGMPREIVMRHRTPQFGHVFAGDGYSAGYYSYLWSDTLTADAFESFTEAKGPYDRDVASRLKKHVFSVGNTVDPAEGYRSFRGKEAGIDALMRKRGFPVPAAKKKN
- a CDS encoding sensor histidine kinase; translation: MLRRLLPTLAALVCGLLALFWGLVSLQRIFSQEREDARAQLRTSREALEESATQSLRHRLAHRLEHELPALHAAMGNPLAPGEGYYLRFRGQQFLPRATHSAPGTDTPARRNYRALVHALTSSGPLPEPWRERLTRLRDVEAALERKQTARANALVEEVLRHHAEHPLPAEQELPFVLLLIERLQRGAATPPLVRALLREGLPEDFGGIQRSAGLQRDLLRERERFTSPDFTFLLVRTVKVSTALGEPTDDFLARAREADAGLIILPEGLTGPTLLGERWYVEPTLLPQQQDVVVRGIAVELEPLLDELATELRARGHFGPDGRVRLQSSDWVLPLDTLRLEVSVPRWRAAEEAIEQRHGLKTLLVATCGSLAVAIGVLAVVAQRGRYRYVELKNDFVATVSHELRTPLASIRLMAETLERKLAQAPPDTRAYPERILQAADGLSFLVENILSFNRIDKGRWRPRITLVTMEELVGMLRADLRDSVSVPVRLTANVGEAQIEADPSLIRLLLANLARNACAYNRRSPVELSLRAYPSGHNGCVVMFSDNGIGIPPSEWENVFRDFHRLDSNGPEVHGSGLGLALCRKIMTLHSGRISVENSSPEGTTFCLLFPETRE
- a CDS encoding response regulator transcription factor; amino-acid sequence: MNSPSVLIVEDDANLRLGLCDNLRDEGYEVVVATSAREAEPLLGARSFELILLDVMLPGEDGYAFCRRLRANGVRTPVMMLTARSLEDDIVRGFEVGAQDYLTKPYRLRELLARVGALVRRTGGEPPQVVSFAGFHLDLGKRSLRRAEGGEIELTRTEFDLLAFLLKHRDRALTRTEILDAVWGDVVVDPRTVDNFVSSLKKKLGWTSTSAFTIHTLRGVGYRLELETMTKP
- a CDS encoding energy transducer TonB, giving the protein MFQSVIQQSAAGRSRFGTGVWVSLLVHAGVLGGALLVSGVTQKVAPPKEPDVLIFQHLPSGPPQTTPPRLEQKPTPPKVAAKKPPAPRKTLRQPSIIPPPPAVEPQPVEPTPSDAEASSEATGSPSGGGEVIAGPMCPNCAVGPARQGTGEETVPFGAGMTPPQLLSEGVPVRYTSDAIHAGVRGLLIARCTITRDGQVDDCRVIKGLPFMDQAVLESLESRRYRPVTFQGKPVNALYTFNVKLQMQ